A window from Canis aureus isolate CA01 chromosome 23, VMU_Caureus_v.1.0, whole genome shotgun sequence encodes these proteins:
- the LOC144295508 gene encoding uncharacterized protein LOC144295508 isoform X1, with product MPGCPTCLGHRDSKEIQQGLCRWQKAKTQVEENREGKNMPTRKKFLTPHKWDGTSPLQAQRCPALVSTAPGSGYCNRLLTYFLYHYIPHQGYAAAVAPSASDIASVESILALTSWKKTLGLQEPADFHAPQCLMLAKRLLWIQIPYLYKSPFCTPFFCTGEAATGSRVRTSLTTGLQRITEVVFALVPSAGHLISTLPRGRDPVSPKDTSGRVLWRVRWVPAVPSWRREAKGQIYEAQKIWDRITEPRKHSHKLRILSLVLEDRCHKNSGIGSSKYLSLH from the exons ATGCCTGGATGTCCCACCTGTTTAGGCCACAGGGATTCCAAAGAAATCCAGCAAGGCTTGTGCAGGTGGCAAAAGGCAAAAACACAGGTAGAAGAAAATAGGGAGGGGAAGAATATGCCCACCAGGAAGAAGTTCCTGACACCCCATAAGTGGGATGGCACCTCTCCTCTGCAGGCCCAGAGGTGTCCTGCGCTTGTCTCCACTGCACCAGGATCGGGCTATTGTAATAGGCTGCTTACTTACTTTCTTTACCACTATATTCCTCATCAAGG GTACGCAGCTGCTGTTGCACCATCTGCCTCAG ATATAGCTAGTGTCGAAAGTATCCTTGCCCTTACTTCCTGGAAGAAAACTCTGGGACTACAGGAGCCAGCTGACTTCCATGCCCCACAG TGCCTCATGCTTGCAAAAAGGCTGCTGTGGATCCAGATACCATATTTATATAAAAG CCCATTTTGTACTCCTTTTTTCTGCACTGGAGAAGCAGCTACTGGAAGCAGGGTTAGAACAAGCTTGACCACAGGATTGCAAAGAATCACTGAAGTGGTGTTTGCATTAGTCCCAAGTGCTGGCCACCTCATCTCAACTCTCCCTAGAGGAAGAGACCCTGTAAGTCCCAAGGACACATCCGGAAGAGTATTGTGGAGAGTGAG GTGGGTTCCTGCTGTTCCTTCCTGGAGAAGGGAAGCAAAGGGGCAGATCTATGAAGCACAGAAGATTTGGGACAGAATCACAGAGCCCAGAAAGCACAGCCACAAGCTGAGAATCCTCTCTTTG GTATTGGAAGACAGGTGTCACAAAAATAGCGGCATAGGGAGCTCCAAGTATCTATCCCTCCACTGA
- the LOC144295508 gene encoding uncharacterized protein LOC144295508 isoform X2 → MPGCPTCLGHRDSKEIQQGLCRWQKAKTQVEENREGKNMPTRKKFLTPHKWDGTSPLQAQRCPALVSTAPGSGYCNRLLTYFLYHYIPHQGYAAAVAPSASDIASVESILALTSWKKTLGLQEPADFHAPQCLMLAKRLLWIQIPYLYKSPFCTPFFCTGEAATGSRVRTSLTTGLQRITEVVFALVPSAGHLISTLPRGRDPVSPKDTSGRVLWRVRYWKTGVTKIAA, encoded by the exons ATGCCTGGATGTCCCACCTGTTTAGGCCACAGGGATTCCAAAGAAATCCAGCAAGGCTTGTGCAGGTGGCAAAAGGCAAAAACACAGGTAGAAGAAAATAGGGAGGGGAAGAATATGCCCACCAGGAAGAAGTTCCTGACACCCCATAAGTGGGATGGCACCTCTCCTCTGCAGGCCCAGAGGTGTCCTGCGCTTGTCTCCACTGCACCAGGATCGGGCTATTGTAATAGGCTGCTTACTTACTTTCTTTACCACTATATTCCTCATCAAGG GTACGCAGCTGCTGTTGCACCATCTGCCTCAG ATATAGCTAGTGTCGAAAGTATCCTTGCCCTTACTTCCTGGAAGAAAACTCTGGGACTACAGGAGCCAGCTGACTTCCATGCCCCACAG TGCCTCATGCTTGCAAAAAGGCTGCTGTGGATCCAGATACCATATTTATATAAAAG CCCATTTTGTACTCCTTTTTTCTGCACTGGAGAAGCAGCTACTGGAAGCAGGGTTAGAACAAGCTTGACCACAGGATTGCAAAGAATCACTGAAGTGGTGTTTGCATTAGTCCCAAGTGCTGGCCACCTCATCTCAACTCTCCCTAGAGGAAGAGACCCTGTAAGTCCCAAGGACACATCCGGAAGAGTATTGTGGAGAGTGAG GTATTGGAAGACAGGTGTCACAAAAATAGCGGCATAG